A single region of the Halorussus gelatinilyticus genome encodes:
- a CDS encoding ArsR/SmtB family transcription factor — translation MSEDCEVEDIAALLEDETVRDILTATSIEPMSANALSERCGVSEPTVYRRLEDLRACDLVEERTKLDPTAGHHHKVYSPRLERVTVELEEGSLTLSVKRREDVADRFTDLVEGM, via the coding sequence GTGAGTGAGGACTGCGAGGTCGAGGACATCGCCGCGCTCCTCGAAGACGAGACCGTCCGCGACATCCTCACAGCTACGAGTATCGAACCCATGTCAGCCAACGCACTGAGCGAACGATGCGGCGTATCGGAGCCGACCGTCTACCGGCGTCTGGAGGACCTGCGGGCCTGTGACCTCGTGGAGGAGCGGACCAAACTCGACCCGACCGCGGGCCACCACCACAAGGTGTACTCCCCGCGGTTGGAGCGCGTGACCGTCGAGTTAGAGGAGGGGTCGCTCACGCTCTCGGTGAAGCGCCGCGAGGACGTGGCCGACCGGTTCACCGACCTCGTGGAGGGGATGTGA